The following coding sequences lie in one Oryctolagus cuniculus chromosome 7, mOryCun1.1, whole genome shotgun sequence genomic window:
- the LOC108177713 gene encoding uncharacterized protein: MSTFSRSSRTPLGERGLAHARTRPQPARSLRGKSSGLGAQGAVQANSPTEARRLGSPREAAAARGEGGRRRRREANSVCQRSPEPAVRAGPTGVPRADPAAWGGRRRRPLLTFRVSRPREPRPLLHERLKARGRRGSKGRATPRTATEGRCPATIPKNSPTHKEKTVLGFSMPSPNIM; the protein is encoded by the exons ATGTCAACATTTTCCCGCAGTTCCCGCACGCCGCTCGGCGAGAGAGGTcttgcacacgcacgcacacgcccCCAGCCCGCTCGCTCCCTTAGGGGGAAGAGCTCGGGACTCGGTGCGCAAGGAGCGGTGCAGGCAAACAGCCCGACAGAGGCGCGCAGACTTGGGAGTCCCCGGGAAGCGGCGGCTGCGCGAGGGGAGGGCGGCAGACGCCGGCGGCGCGAGGCCAACTCAGTTTGTCAGCGGAGCCCGGAGCCCGCCGTCCGCGCCGGCCCGACTGGCGTCCCTCGCGCCGACCCTGCGGCCTGgggcgggaggcggcggcggcccctCCTCACATTTCGGGTCTCCCGGCCCCGTGAGCCGCGGCCGCTGCTCCACGAACGGCTGAAGGCGAGGGGACGCAGGGGGAGCAAGGGCAGAGCCACGCCACGCACAGCCACGGAGGGGAGATGCCCCGCAACAATCCCAAAGAATTCTCCG acacacaaagagaaaactGTCTTGGGATTCTCAATGCCCAGCCCAAACATCATGTGA